Proteins co-encoded in one Brassica oleracea var. oleracea cultivar TO1000 chromosome C4, BOL, whole genome shotgun sequence genomic window:
- the LOC106340126 gene encoding ATPase 7, plasma membrane-type-like, which produces MTDIEALKAITTESIDLENVPVEEVFQHLKCTKEGLTSKEVQERLTLFGYNKLEEKKESKILKFLGFMWNPLSWVMEAAALMAIGLAHGGGKPPDYHDFVGIVVLLLINSTISFVEENNAGNAAAALMAQLAPKAKAIRDKKWNEIDASELVPGDIVSIKLGDIIPADARLLEGDPLKIDQSALTGESLPVTKNPGSSVFSGSTCKQGEIEAVVIATGVHTFFGKAAHLVDSTTHVGHFQKVLTSIGNFCICTIAVGMAIEIVVIYGLQKRAYRVGIDNLLVLLIGGIPIAMPTVLSVTMAIGAHRLSQQGAITKRMTAIEEMAGMDVLCSDKTGTLTLNKLSVDKNLIEIFKKGIDKDMAVLMAARAARLENQDAIDTAIVSMLSDPKEARAGIKELHFLPFSPANRRTALTYLDREGKMHRVSKGAPEEILDMAHNMLEIKEKVHGKIDKFAERGLRSLGLAYQQVPDGDVKGDGGPWDFVALLPLFDPPRHDSAQTIERALHLGVSVKMITGDQLAIAKETGRRLGMGTNMYPSSSLLSDNHTETISIDELIENADGFAGVFPEHKYEIVKRLQSRKHICGMTGDGVNDAPALKKADIGIAVDDATDAARSASDIVLTEPGLSVIVSAVLTSRAIFQRMKNYTIYAVSITIRIVMCFMLLCVFWEFDFPPFMVLVIAILNDGTIMTISKDRVKPSPTPDCWKLKEIFATGVVLGAYLAIMTVVFFWAAYETNFFPNIFDVRNFNQHHFNMRDKAVAANLNEQMASAVYLQVSTISQALIFVTRSRSWSFVERPGFLLVIAFLIAQLVASVIAAMATWPFAGIRSIGWGWTGVIWVFNIVTYMLLDPIKFLVRYALSGKSWNRIVKQRTALNGKNNFGKDERMAAWATETRTQHGLETGQKPMYERNGATELSSLAD; this is translated from the exons ATGACGGATATAGAAGCTCTCAAGGCTATTACCACAGAGAGCATTGATCTT GAAAATGTACCGGTTGAAGAAGTTTTTCAACATCTCAAATGCACTAAAGAAGGCTTGACCTCCAAGGAAGTGCAGGAGCGTCTTACCTTGTTTGGTTACAACAAACTTGAGGAGAAAAAG GAGAGTAAGATACTCAAGTTCTTGGGGTTCATGTGGAATCCACTTTCATGGGTCATGGAAGCTGCAGCCCTCATGGCTATTGGTCTTGCACATGGAGGA GGCAAGCCACCGGATTATCATGACTTTGTGGGTATTGTGGTCTTACTTTTGATCAACTCAACCATCAGTTTTGTAGAAGAAAACAATGCAGGAAACGCAGCAGCTGCTCTCATGGCTCAACTAGCCCCTAAAGCCAAG GCCATCCGTGACAAGAAATGGAACGAGATAGATGCATCTGAGTTGGTTCCAGGAGATATAGTTAGTATCAAACTTGGAGATATCATTCCAGCTGATGCTCGTCTTCTTGAAGGAGACCCTTTAAAGATTGACCAG TCAGCACTTACAGGTGAGTCTCTTCCAGTAACCAAAAACCCCGGCTCTTCAGTGTTCTCTGGTTCAACTTGCAAGCAAGGTGAAATTGAAGCAGTTGTTATAGCCACTGGTGTCCACACTTTCTTTGGAAAGGCTGCTCATCTTGTGGATAGTACTACCCATGTTGGTCACTTCCAGAAG GTTTTGACATCAATAGGAAACTTCTGTATCTGCACCATTGCAGTAGGAATGGCTATTGAAATCGTTGTTATATACGGTCTACAAAAGAGAGCATACCGTGTTGGTATCGATAATCTTCTCGTCTTACTGATTGGTGGAATCCCCATTGCAATGCCTACTGTTCTCTCTGTCACAATGGCTATTGGTGCTCATCGCTTGTCTCAACAG GGTGCTATAACAAAGAGAATGACAGCTATTGAAGAAATGGCTGGAATGGATGTTCTGTGCAGTGATAAAACTGGTACTCTCACGCTGAACAAGCTCTCCGTGGACAAGAATCTCATCGAG ATTTTCAAGAAAGGCATTGACAAAGACATGGCTGTTCTTATGGCTGCAAGGGCTGCACGCTTAGAGAACCAAGATGCTATTGATACTGCAATCGTTTCAATGTTGTCAGACCCTAAAGAA GCACGTGCTGGAATCAAAGAACTCCATTTTCTTCCATTCAGTCCAGCAAACAGAAGAACTGCACTAACCTACCTTGATCGAGAAGGCAAAATGCACCGAGTGAGCAAAGGAGCGCCTGAAGAG ATTTTGGATATGGCACACAACATGTTGGAAATCAAGGAGAAGGTACATGGTAAAATAGACAAATTCGCAGAACGTGGCCTAAGATCCCTAGGATTAGCATATCAG CAAGTACCAGATGGTGATGTTAAAGGTGACGGTGGTCCATGGGACTTTGTAGCTCTTCTTCCTCTGTTTGATCCTCCTCGTCATGACAGTGCACAAACTATTGAGCGAGCACTTCATCTTGGAGTCAGTGTTAAAATGATCACAG GTGACCAGCTTGCGATAGCCAAAGAAACAGGAAGAAGACTTGGAATGGGAACAAACATGTACCCATCTTCATCTTTACTCTCTGATAACCACACAGAAACAATATCCATCGATGAACTTATTGAGAACGCAGATGGCTTTGCAGGAGTCTTTCCTG AGCACAAGTACGAGATTGTGAAGAGATTACAGTCCAGAAAACACATATGTGGTATGACTGGTGATGGAGTGAATGATGCACCTGCATTGAAGAAAGCTGATATTGGAATAGCTGTAGATGATGCTACCGATGCTGCTCGTAGTGCTTCTGATATTGTCTTAACAGAACCTGGTCTAAGTGTTATCGTCAGTGCTGTCTTGACTAGCCGTGCCATCTTCCAGAGAATGAAAAATTACACG ATATATGCTGTTTCTATCACTATACGTATTGTG ATGTGTTTCATGCTTCTGTGTGTGTTCTGGGAGTTTGACTTCCCTCCATTCATGGTTCTTGTTATTGCAATCCTTAATGATG GTACTATAATGACCATATCAAAGGACAGAGTCAAGCCATCTCCAACTCCAGATTGTTGGAAACTGAAGGAGATTTTTGCAACTGGTGTTGTCCTTGGAGCTTACTTGGCTATCATGACCGTTGTATTTTTCTGGGCAGCATATGAAACTAACTTCTTCCCT AATATTTTCGATGTGAGAAACTTCAACCAGCATCATTTCAACATGAGAGACAAGGCAGTAGCTGCAAATTTGAATGAACAGATGGCTTCTGCTGTGTACCTTCAAGTCAGTACCATCAGTCAAGCGTTGATCTTTGTGACACGTTCAAGAAGCTGGTCATTTGTTGAACGTCCTGGTTTCCTTCTTGTGATTGCTTTCCTCATTGCTCAGCTG GTTGCATCGGTGATAGCAGCAATGGCAACATGGCCTTTTGCTGGAATAAGAAGCATTGGATGGGGTTGGACTGGAGTTATATGGGTGTTCAACATAGTAACATACATGTTACTTGATCCTATTAAGTTCTTAGTCCGCTATGCACTAAGTGGCAAATCATGGAACCGAATTGTCAAGCAAAGG ACTGCACTCAATGGCAAGAATAATTTTGGGAAAGACGAACGTATGGCTGCATGGGCCACCGAGACGCGTACACAGCATGGTTTAGAGACAGGTCAAAAGCCAATGTATGAGAGAAATGGTGCAACGGAACTTAGCAGTTTGGCTGATTGA